A window of Bacillus sp. DX3.1 genomic DNA:
GCATCGTTTCGATAATGCTGTGCTTCGTAGAAAGACTCACGAAGTAAACCCATAATTCCCATACGAGTGATGGATTCTTTTGTACCATTACTATGAACTCGTTTCGGATTTTCTCCGAAGGCAATTTTTAGCCCAGCGGGTTCTTGAATAATCATATGATCGATGCAATTTCCTGCGGTTTTAATCACACATGTTGTACCGCCGATAATGTTTTGACTTCCAGGCATAATATGAACAGTTGTAATTCCATTTTGAACCGCGTCTTGAAAAGCGATATCAAAAGGATGGATTCCATCTAAAGAACGGATATGTGGTGTTAATACTTCAGAAGTTTCATTGGCATCATTTCCAGCCCATCCGGTTCCTTCATCATATAGACCAAGATGTGTATGAACATCGATAAAGCCTGGTAAAAGGTGAAGAGCTCTTGCATCAATAACAGTCATTTCCTGAGTGGGCTCAATATACGGTTCTACCGCAACAATCTTTTCATGTTCAACCAATACATCTCCTTGAAACTTGGAAGAGGTAATGGGATATACAATGGCTTGTTTAAGTAGTATTTTCATAGAAACCTCATTTCCATTAACAGGTAATCCTTAGGCTATATAAATACAAATTAAAAAACCGACATAAAGTGAAACTTTAATCAGTGGGGGTTTTCTTCATCCCCCGCTGATTATTAGTTGAACCAATCGGGCTTTTACGGGCAGCTTATCCCCCACCTAACTTCTTTGCTTTCTGCAGAAATTTGAGGTGGGGGTATTACTGCCCGTTAATGCGGGATAAAACCCTTCTTTTTAGATGGGAGAGAGCATCCGGCCATACATAGAAGTGGTCAGATCCTTTTTCTGCCCAGACATAGTGAAAACAAAGAGAGAAAACGAGTGCAGATCACCTTTTGTTATCCATAGCCGCGGCTTATATGTCGAAAAATCAAAATGTATTTATATAGTAAATAGAATAATTCGAATGAATCCCTTCAGAAGTACTACTGTTTATGCAATATAATATTTTGTAATGCCTGTTTTAATGTTGGAAAAGAATGCTGATATCCATGTTGCACGGCTTTATCAGGCAAAACATGCTGTCCTTGTAACACAAGCATACTCATTTCTCCTAATAAAGTTTGCAATGCAAATGCTGGAACAGGAAGCCAATGGGGGCGATGCATGACACTGGCAAGCATTTTTCCAAACTCTTTCATTGTTGCAGGCTCTGGAGCTGTAATGTTGAGAGGACCTTCTATTTCTTTTGTTTCTATTGCAAAATGAATCATACGAATGGCATCGTCAAGATGAATCCAAGAAAGCCACTGATTACCTGAACCAATTGTTCCGCCACTAAATAATTGATAGGGAAGCAGCATTTTTGGAAGAGCTCCACCATCTTTTCCAAGAACAATGCCAAAGCGTGTATATACAGTTCGAATTCCGAGAGAAGTAGCTTGATCTGCTTCTTTTTCCCATAATTTCACCGTGGTTGCTAAAAAATCATTTCCATATTCTCTACTTTGTTCTGTAAAGCTTTTTGTCTCAGATGTACCATAATAGCCAATTGCACTGGCGTTAATAAAAGTATGGGGCTTCGTTTGCATTGTTTGTAATTGATGAATGAGACCTTTTGTTGTGTGAATCCGGCTCGTTATAATATTGTCTTTCTGTTGTTTTGTCCAGCGACCATTATTAATAGACTCTCCTGCTAGATTAATAACAACATCAACAGAAGAGAGAGGAAATGTGTTCGAAGTGGCATCCCATTGTATGTATTGAATGTTGGATTTGGTAGTATTGTTCCGTGCTTGCCGGGTGAGAATATAAATCGTATGCCCTTTCATGCTTAAAAACTGAGATAATGGTTTGCCGATAAATCCAGTTCCTCCAGAAATCGCGATATTCAACAGAAATTCCTCCTCATTATATATATTCTTGAAAAGCAAAAATGTTCCACAACTATGTTAAAATAGTAGCGAGGTGAAATATATGGCTGTCATTACAAAGATAGAAGTACAGAAACGAACGAAAGAACGATTTAATGTTTATATTGATAAAGGACAAGGGGAAGAATACGGCTTTAGTGTGAATCAAGTTACGTTGATAAAACATGGTTTACAAAAAGGGTTAGAGTTTGATGACGTAGAACTAGCAAATATTTTGTACAATGAAGAAGTACAAAAGGCATATTTGCAAGCAATTTCCTACTTATCCTACCAAATGAGAACGAAACAGGAAGTAGAAGAGCATCTACGAAAAAAAGAAATAGGACAAGCCATCATCTCTGAAGTTACTTCGAAATTATTACATGACCACTATATTAATGATAAAGAGTACGCAATTTCTTATGTGCGAACTCATAGTAATGTGAATCAAAAGGGTCCGACTGTTATTAGGCGTGAACTTTTTGGTAAAGGTGTCCAAGATGTTATTATTACTCATAGTTTACAAGAATATTCGAAAGAGAAGCAAATAGAAAATGCC
This region includes:
- a CDS encoding amidohydrolase, yielding MKILLKQAIVYPITSSKFQGDVLVEHEKIVAVEPYIEPTQEMTVIDARALHLLPGFIDVHTHLGLYDEGTGWAGNDANETSEVLTPHIRSLDGIHPFDIAFQDAVQNGITTVHIMPGSQNIIGGTTCVIKTAGNCIDHMIIQEPAGLKIAFGENPKRVHSNGTKESITRMGIMGLLRESFYEAQHYRNDADFRMLPILKALRREIPVRIHAHRADDILSALRFSKEFNLDVRIEHCTEGHFIVKELANHNLKVSVGPTLTRRSKIELKNKSWDTYHILSKHGIEVSITTDHPYTPIQHLNVCAAIAVREGLDEQTALEGITILPARNLRLERRIGSIEVGKDADLVLWTHHPFHYLSKPVLTIIDGKIIYKKNKKN
- a CDS encoding TIGR01777 family oxidoreductase, giving the protein MNIAISGGTGFIGKPLSQFLSMKGHTIYILTRQARNNTTKSNIQYIQWDATSNTFPLSSVDVVINLAGESINNGRWTKQQKDNIITSRIHTTKGLIHQLQTMQTKPHTFINASAIGYYGTSETKSFTEQSREYGNDFLATTVKLWEKEADQATSLGIRTVYTRFGIVLGKDGGALPKMLLPYQLFSGGTIGSGNQWLSWIHLDDAIRMIHFAIETKEIEGPLNITAPEPATMKEFGKMLASVMHRPHWLPVPAFALQTLLGEMSMLVLQGQHVLPDKAVQHGYQHSFPTLKQALQNIILHKQ
- the recX gene encoding recombination regulator RecX, encoding MAVITKIEVQKRTKERFNVYIDKGQGEEYGFSVNQVTLIKHGLQKGLEFDDVELANILYNEEVQKAYLQAISYLSYQMRTKQEVEEHLRKKEIGQAIISEVTSKLLHDHYINDKEYAISYVRTHSNVNQKGPTVIRRELFGKGVQDVIITHSLQEYSKEKQIENAFMLVEKKKKSYQKHSFLQMKQKLEEMLVRKGYSRDVIQICLEELKDEKDDSQQQEALIYHGNKYHEKHKKHDGWTYENKMKQALYRKGFTIEEIETFLQMKREEG